A single window of Vigna unguiculata cultivar IT97K-499-35 chromosome 1, ASM411807v1, whole genome shotgun sequence DNA harbors:
- the LOC114190415 gene encoding uncharacterized protein LOC114190415, with protein MELQHQNEEIRLKAEADQARSEKEREEARKKSEEDFQLLREEAIGERERLRKEAEETHRRLEDTLQQQEQLRKANEEMQNRLDATRIGYRYADRLNPDARMLISRGTDVIRCKMFVGTLSEITLEWFSTIPSSTITSFAEFKRAFLERFSANRAKPVMKVVDPNDGLLVKAFVKGLRASSFSESLYRIPPKSLMEIRLAKWAIELSEYSIQYDSGGPIRAQFLADFVVELSDLVKDREKDGSAWILSVDESSNLKGSGAGVVLEGPEGVLIEQSLRFAFKASNNKAEYEALIAGMLLAKEMGVSRLLVKSDSALVTGQVKGEFQARVPQLAKYLEVVQVIAKNFVFFKFVHVPREQNSRADLLSKLVQTSSESWMILMKSYLADGRLPPDEGEASRIKKSLGRYMLIDGNLFRYGISRPLLICVDLKEAFRIMTELHEGICGSHIGGRALMLRVVRGGFYWPTMKQDCMEYVKKCESCQKHSDWSKAPPEVLHSINTPCRVRDFIWKHIICRFGVLRRIISDNGTQFACSQVGQLCEEVGVKHVFSSVEHPQTNGQAETTNKVLLRGIKRRLTAAKGEWPNEIHRVLWAYHTTPKSSTRETPFNLVYGTNAMIPVEIAENSDRVRAFTKKVSEVGLRANLDTLEEAREFARISREAIKRQLERRYRTKVIPRKFQVEDLVL; from the exons ATGGAGCTGCAGCATCAAAACGAAGAAATAAGATTGAAGGCTGAAGCAGATCAAGCTCGGTCAGAAAAAGAGAGGGAGGAAGCACGTAAGAAATCAGAAGAGGACTTTCAACTCCTTCGAGAGGAAGCAATCGGGGAAAGGGAACGACTCCGAAAAGAAGCGGAGGAAACACATCGTAGATTGGAAGACACCCTTCAACAACAAGAGCAGTTACGAAAGGCCAATGAGGAGATGCAAAACAGACTTGACGCTACCAGGATCGGCTACCGATATGCAGATCGTTTGAATCCCGAT GCCCGGATGTTGATATCAAGAGGAACCGATGTAATACGTTGCAAAATGTTCGTTGGCACGTTATCTGAAATCACTCTTGAATGGTTCAGCACTATTCCGAGTTCCACTATTACTTCGTTTGCTGAATTTAAGCGCGCTTTCCTGGAAAGATTCTCGGCTAATAGGGCTAAACCGGT CATGAAGGTGGTGGATCCTAACGATGGATTACTCGTGAAAGCCTTTGTAAAAGGGCTTCGGGCAAGTTCTTTCAGTGAATCTCTATACCGCATTCCACCAAAATCCCTGATGGAGATAAG ATTAGCTAAATGGGCTATAGAGCTTTCAGAGTATAGTATACAATATGATTCTGGAGGTCCAATTCGAGCACAATTTCTGGCTGATTTTGTAGTAGAGCTTTCTGATCTGGTTAAAGATCGAGAAAAGGATGGGTCAGCATGGATCTTATCTGTTGATGAATCCTCTAATTTAAAGGGGAGCGGTGCTGGAGTCGTGTTGGAAGGACCTGAAGGTGTGTTGATTGAGCAATCTTTGAGGTTTGCGTTCAAAGCTAGTAATAATAAGGCTGAATACGAAGCTTTGATAGCTGGGATGCTTTTGGCCAAGGAGATGGGAGTTTCAAGATTGTTAGTAAAAAGCGATTCTGCATTAGTAACAGGGCAGGTAAAAGGCGAGTTTCAAGCCAGGGTTCCCCAGTTGGCCAAGTATTTGGAGGTTGTTCAAGTTATAGCAAAGAATTTCGTGTTCTTTAAGTTTGTGCATGTACCCAGGGAGCAAAATTCCCGAGCTGATTTGTTGTCGAAGCTG GTTCAGACATCTTCAGAATCTTGGATGATACTGATGAAAAGTTATCTTGCAGATGGTCGGTTACCTCCCGACGAGGGGGAGGCGAGTAGAATAAAAAAGAGCTTGGGCCGGTATATGTTGATTGATGGTAATTTATTCCGGTATGGAATTTCTCGTCctttgttaatttgtgttgaTTTGAAGGAGGCTTTTCGGATTATGACTGAATTGCATGAAGGAATATGTGGGAGTCACATTGGTGGAAGAGCTCTGATGTTAAGAGTTGTAAGAGGTGGATTCTATTGGCCCACCATGAAACAGGATTGTATGGAATATGTGAAAAAGTGTGAATCATGTCAGAAACATTCTGATTGGAGTAAGGCACCACCTGAAGTGTTGCATTCCATTAATACACCATG CCGAGTTAGAGATTTTATCTGGAAACATATAATATGTAGATTTGGAGTTCTTCGGCGAATTATATCGGATAATGGGACCCAATTTGCATGTTCGCAAGTTGGGCAGTTGTGTGAAGAAGTCGGGGTGAAGCATGTTTTCTCGTCTGTAGAACATCCTCAGACGAATGGTCAGGCAGAAACAActaataaagttttattaagaggtattaaGCGAAGATTAACAGCAGCAAAAGGGGAATGGCCGAATGAGATACATCGGGTGTTATGGGCCTATCACACCACGCCTAAGTCGTCTACACGTGAAACACCGTTTAATTTGGTCTACGGAACAAATGCTATGATACCTGTGGAGATTGCAGAAAATTCTGACAGAGTTAGGGCATTCACAAAAAAAGTGTCTGAGGTCGGACTTCGTGCGAATCTGGATACTTTAGAGGAGGCAAGGGAATTCGCTCGAATTTCAAGGGAGGCTATAAAGAGACAATTGGAGAGGAGGTATAGGACCAAGGTGATACCAAGAAAATTCCAGGTGGAAGATTTGGTGTTGTGA
- the LOC114178427 gene encoding uncharacterized protein LOC114178427 gives MKRQSSAVSPSSSRRETPPEKLQAKTIGCMSGILHFISSSNARRSRRFLTFGKRQINKNSAPAAAENSRPENAKAAASERKLSSEVPRSPTLPAEIRRSNVKAPPEENRREGPAIVARLMGLEAAPAPTDSVVEKRQKLLGALQRCDEDLKALKKIIEAVRLADPPRKSPSPAVASVCLDDKLRTVSEVKCSVVNGEQQQQQPSPVSVLDEFTRSPLSPSCPSGRHSFARIQQQQQKQQLLKKPGEEEMSKAVWSVNKKNEDIYERMTCESVNKKVNEEEHWVMWSSKGMIKSVDEVCRDVDWGEKRELGRIGLALQDYICKDLIEEIVRDLGCFYTLPFEACKRRLCF, from the exons ATGAAGCGACAAAGCAGCGCGGTGTCGCCGTCGTCGTCGCGGCGAGAAACTCCGCCGGAGAAGCTTCAGGCGAAAACAATCGGCTGCATGTCCGGCATTCTCCACTTCATCTCCAGCTCCAATGCGCGTCGCTCTCGGCGCTTCCTCACATTTG GAAAGAGGCAGATTAATAAGAATTCCGCTCCCGCCGCCGCCGAAAATTCGCGACCGGAAAATGCGAAGGCCGCCGCCAGCGAACGGAAGCTGTCGAGCGAGGTTCCGAGGAGCCCGACGTTGCCGGCGGAGATTCGCCGCTCCAATGTGAAGGCGCCTCCGGAGGAGAACCGTCGCGAGGGGCCGGCGATTGTGGCGAGGCTCATGGGATTAGAGGCGGCTCCGGCGCCGACGGATTCGGTGGTGGAGAAGAGGCAGAAGCTGCTCGGTGCGTTGCAGAGATGCGACGAGGATCTCAAAGCGCTGAAGAAGATAATCGAGGCCGTGCGTTTGGCAGATCCTCCTCGGAAGTCACCGTCGCCGGCGGTGGCTTCCGTTTGCTTGGATGATAAGTTGAGAACGGTTTCGGAGGTGAAGTGTTCGGTGGTTAACGGCGAGCAACAGCAACAGCAACCGAGTCCTGTGTCCGTGCTTGACGAGTTCACTCGTTCTCCACTCAGTCCGAGTTGCCCCTCGGGACGACATTCATTTG CGCgaatacaacaacaacaacaaaaacaacagTTGTTGAAGAAGCCAGGAGAAGAAGAAATGAGCAAAGCCGTTTGGTCAGTGAACAAGAAAAACGAAGACATATACGAGAGAATGACTTGTGAGTCAGTGAACAAGAAAGTGAACGAAGAAGAGCATTGGGTGATGTGGAGTAGCAAAGGTATGATAAAAAGTGTGGATGAAGTGTGTAGGGACGTTGACTGGGGAGAAAAACGAGAGCTTGGAAGAATTGGGTTGGCTTTGCAAGATTATATCTGCAAGGATTTGATCGAAGAAATTGTTAGAGATTTAGGATGTTTCTACACTCTGCCTTTTGAGGCCTGTAAGAGAAGACTTTGCTTCTAA